Genomic DNA from Telopea speciosissima isolate NSW1024214 ecotype Mountain lineage chromosome 2, Tspe_v1, whole genome shotgun sequence:
TCCTTCGGATGTAGTTGAGAGCACTTTTGATGACACCGAAACAGCGCTTGTTACTGTGGAGGAGGTTGAAGCCCTTGTGGAAGATAAAGCTGCTGCTATGATCGATAACTTGGTTAAAGATGACGCTCATGGCCAGGTGATTACTGCTTTGATGGAACGCAACTCTCATTTGCCCGAAGGTCCCTTGAAACCTTTGCGTGGCCGGAAAAAATAACGAAAACGTCATCGAAAAAGCTTGCGTGCGCAAGCTCCAGTGAGGTTCCCTGCCTTGGCAGCCCTCCCGATGCCCACCTACCTTTTGGATCCTTTGACGCTGACCACAACAGATTCGTGGTGCTTCAGTCTCTCGATCCTGGTGATGACAGTGCTGTAGCACCCTCGAACGATACTCTCAAGAACAGCCTCATTTGCAACGGCGATCTGCAGGCCCCCTGCCGTTACCTCTGTGACGACGATCTGCAGACCCCCTTTTGCCTTCGTCCTGCTCCTCTTCCACTTTTGGAAATCCAAAACACACCTTAACCCCTTTTAACCAAACCACACCTTTCTCGAGGCCTTCCTCTCCCTTTTCAAAGCATCTCCTCCCTTCACGTGTCCCACTTAACCACTCACCCCCCTTTGTCCCATCTTATGGCAACACTTTGACTAACCTGACCCACCAACCCGCCCTCTTAACCCACCCAACCCATCTAACAAATGActtaacccctttccccctctaGCCGAACCACTCCAAACCAGCCCCTGACCCACCACCCGGTTCCACTTTGGCCCACTACCCTTCATCTCTgttccctccctccccctcttccaCCTTGGTTTTCTTTCCCCCCTTGAGAGAGTACCGTCTTAGGCCCCGAAGTATCCCCCCAGGGTCTAGAGTCAGCCCCACCGAAGGTTGgttgccccctccccccctttgaCCATAATCCCTTGGACCATTTGGAATGTCCGTGGCCTCAATACCCTTGCCAAACAAGCTTAGATTCGTGACcgtatcaaatcctccaaatccTCCCTTTGCTGCCTCCTTGAAACAAAAGTTCTTGAGCCCAACTCTTCCCGCATCGCTCACTCTCTTGCTCCCTCTTGGTCTTTCCTCTCCAACTACACCCACTCTCCAATTGGCCGCATCTGGGTCCTCTGGGATCCTTCCAAATTCCATATCTCGGTCTCCTCCGCCTCCCCCCAATTCCTTCATCTTAGCGTCTCTGATTACCTTCACaatctcctcctcttcttcaccATGGCCTATGCTTTTAATCGCCATCTGGATTGGCTCCCTCTTTGGGACGACATCCGCTCCATTGCTCTGTCTGTTGGTTCCACCCCTTGGGGCATGGGTGGCGACTTCAATGTTGTCCGCTATAGCCATGAAAAATTAAGAGGGTCCCCCATTGACCACCAAGCTGCTGATGCCTTCAATTCTTGTCTTGAGGATATGGAGCTAAACGACCTTAGATGGTCGGGTGCTGAGCTCTCTTAGCACAATAAGCGCTCTGGCCCTGACAAAGTAGCCTGTAAGCTTGACCGAGTCCTCATAAATGACACCTGGCTCtcatcccttccttcttcttatgtCGTCTTCGACCTTCCCGGCCTCTCTAACCACacccccatctctctctttgtccTCCCGTACTTATCCTTTAGTCCCAAACCCTTTAAGtgttttgacatgtggtccacCCACTCTGGTTTTCTCCCCACTATTCAAGCAACTTGGGACACTCCGGTCCAgtccttctcctcccctctccttgCCTTCTCTTTAAAGCTCAAAATTGTCAAATCTGCCCTCAAGTCCTGGAATTCTACCACCTTTGGAAACATCTCCTCTAGTGTCTCCTCTTGCCGCgacaccctctcctccatccagTCCCGCCTCTAGTCCGACCCCCTCAACTCCACCTTTGTTGCGGAAGAGATCCTTGCTGCCTCTGAGCTGtcctcctctctttcccttGAGGAAAGTTTCCTCAAACAGAAATCCAGGATTAAATGGCTCGAGCTTGACGACTCGAACACAACTTTCTTCCACCATTCTCTCAAAGCCAggtccaactccaactccattctGTCCCTCACCTCCTTCGATGGCTCGGTCCTCTCCTCTGTTGAAGAAATTAAATCTGAAGTTGTGTCCTACTTCACTGGCATcttctgcccccccccccccctccaccacCCAAGCCCCCATCCCGACCGACCTTTTCAATAAATTCGTTCCTCCTCACCTCTTCAACTCTCTCTGCTCCATTCCCTCTGACTCTGAGATTATCACTGTTGTTCGCTCTCACAAGGCTAGTAAAGCTCCCGGCCCTGATGGTTtcagtatggggttcttctCCACTTGTTGGGACATCATCAGTGCTGACCATATTAAAGCCATCAAGAGCTTTTTCTTCAACCCCCATCAGATCCAAAGCATAAATCACACTTTTCTCTGTCTCATCCCAAAATCCGAAGGAGCCTCTTCCATGCCTGATTTCATacccatctccctctataatctcctctacaagttcattgctaaaATTCTAGCCAACAGGCTCCAGCTTGTCATTGATTCCCTTGTCAGCTCCAACCAGTCCGCCTTCATCTTCGGGAGAAGCATCACAGACAACATTATCCTTTGCCAGGAAATTGTTCGAGGCTTTCACCGTAAATCCATCTCTCCCTCAGCCTTCCTGAAGATAgacatccacaaagcttttgactccatCCGCTGGGACTTCATCTCCCAAACCCTTCTTAAGATGTCCTTCCCTCCcacctttgtcaactggatccaTTTTTGCATCTCCACCCCTCGCTTCTCTGTTCTCCTCAATGGCAGTCCTGCAGGCTACTTTAACTCCTCTGTTGGTATTCGTCAgggctgccccctctccccccttttTTGCCTTTCCCTTGAGGTTCTCTCTCGTagcctccaatccaaaactgatctccatctcatctcccccattcccaaatgTAAGCCCACCAACCTGACCCACCTTGCCTTCGCTGATGACctcatgattttctccaaggctGAACCTCTCTCCCTAGAgtccatcatgtcttccctccACCTCTTCCAGGGGCTTTTCGGTCTTCGCattaacctccttaaatccTAAATCTTCCTCGCTGGGGTCCCCGATACCACCAAAGTCACCCTCACTGCCATCACAGGCTTTTCCCTTGGCACCCTACCTGTCCGctaccttggccttcccctcATCCCTGCCAGACTTTCAGCCCACCATTGCAACCCTATCCTTGATCTCCTCCGCAAGAGGCTACAGCTTTGGAAGGCCAAACTTTTATCCTATGCGGGTCATCTCGAGCTCATCAGGTCAGTTCTTCAGTCGTGCTACATCTATTGGTGCGGAGTCTTCGGCCTTCCCAAGGCTACCATCAAGGCTGCcgaatctattatgtgtgctttcctttggaaaggtgtgGATTCAGCTAGGTTCCTCCATCCCAAAAGATGGTCCTCCATCTGCTGCCCTAAATCTAAAGGTGGTTTTAGTCTCAGAAGGATTAAAGACGTTAACTTTGCTGGCTCTCTTAAGCTGATTTAGAAGCTTCTCACCAACAAAACCAGCATTTGGACCTCCTGGGTGTATGCTGGGCTTCTCCGAagagactccatttggactgttaGCTTTACTCCAGACTCCTCCTGGACCTGGCGTAAAATCCTCCAAGTGAGGCACATAGCCATGGGAGCTATATCCTACAGGATTGATGATGGGTTACACACCTACCTTTGGCTTGACAAATGGCATCCCTCAGGTGTCCTTGCTTCCATTGTTAGCCCCCGTGTCATTTATGCTTCTGGTCTAGACAGATCTACCCTTATGCCTTCCATCATCACCAGaggctcttggtccccccccctcccatccTTCCTTGGCAGATCTCTGGAGCTCCCTTCCTCTTATCCCCCCCGGTCATCGTGGTAGAGGTGACACCATCTTGTGGCTTCACTCCCCCTCTGGCAGTTTCAGCTCCCACTCCGCTTGGGacatggttagacatagagggaccccctgtCCTTGGCATAAAGTGATTTGGTTTAGAGGCACATCCCTCATTAGAGCTTTACCGCTTGGCGTGCCTTATCAAATTATCTCCCAACCCAAGACTTCCTCTTGCATCGCAATATGCAAGTCTCCTCCAGctgctgcctctgttggaatgggcaCGAAGATGCAGACCACCTattcttctcttgccccttcGCTGCCTCCATCTAGAGCCGTGTCCTTCGCCACTATTGGCCAGCCCAGAGATCGCCGCTGCCTCTCTCCAGAGAATGGGTTTGgtttgatatgacttttggtggcAACTCGATATGTGATTCGATTgggaagcttgctttttgtgccgctatctcccacatttggatggagcgaaaccttagaagatggacgtctAACTCCGGCTCtttcgacaagatttggaaagccatcttctttgatgtttcatctaaagctgGTTTCCTCCCCCTCGCTGGTGTTAAGGATACCCCAAGAatcaggcttattgttgtctcctggtgTCTTCCTACCTCCATTTTGCACACTAGCTAGTCTCTAGCTTCTTTGTTGTTGGCCCTAGAGCttgttttttcctcttctttcttcgttattaaatttttattcatccaaaaaaaaaaaatcaaataaagaaagagatatAGCAAAATTCACTAAAACAATGTGGTGTCTGTAAGCTTGAAATCATCAAGGTATTGTGAATACTTCAGTCTCCTGACTAAAAGAATGACTTCATACTTACCTACTGCGGTGACTCTGAAATTTCACATTCAAATCCGTATGTGCAGAAAAATTTATCCGGAGGGTACATGGCCCTACATGGTCAGGAAGCAAGTAACTGCATTCACAggcaaacaaaggaaaacaagtCAACAATCCATTGTGCAAGATGGTAATGAAACAAAATCGGTTGATAGAGTACATGACATAACACACCAGGTGTGGAGAGGCAGGGAGCCTGGACCAACCATTTTCTGGTCTAAACTAGGAGATCCTCTACACTAAAACAGGTCCATTGGGAAGATCATGACTCTCCGATATTTTGCATTCTCTAGTGAATAGAAGAAGTATGGCTAACAGTGCAGAGAAACAAAATCGCAGTTAACACACAAAAATACTCGCATAAAACACACAAACATAGACACACAAACAGAGTATGTTCAGATCATCTGTTAAGATCAATTCTAGTTTAGATTTGCCGGATGTACACATTGTATAGTCCACATGCACCAAATGTCCACAACCATATAACTTAGAGACAATTGTTATGGTCCAAAACACAGACAACATGACATACAAAATAAGTTCAACCTGAAAACTGGCCAACGGAGCCGGTATACCCAAatggatttttcttttgaattgaaatttAAGTTAAATATTGTCTCCAATTGCCAGTCCCACCATTGTAAATGTCAAAGTACAATGGGCATGTCAAGCAAAAGCATTCCATGTGGCTGTTATCTTTGCAGGATTCAATTACATTAAAGATAAATCACCTGGGTATGCTTCTCTCATCCAGGGCATTTTTTGCCGCAGAGGCGGTTTCAGAATTGGAAAATTGAACTAGTGCCTGAATATAGGGCATTAAGAAAAACTGTTGAGATGAGAGGGGTGgacaaaataaaacataagtAGATGAGGATTAGATTTAATATAAAAACCTGAAATCCAGCTGTCTTTTCAAAGGTAGCAATCTTATGTACAAATCCAAACGCTAAAAAAACCTTCATTATCAAATTTTTAGCTCTCTGAAAGGGTTACTGAAACACATGGTTTTGAAGCAAATATCTTGTAATATTGAAAAGGAAATATTTACCCATAACCTACTCCATAAGAAGGTTTTTTAGGAAAAAAGggcagaggggggggggggggagggggaagacgACACAAATAACCAGAGTCTCCAAGTCAGTGTATCTTAAATATGCATATATTTACATCCATGTACATATGTCATGGAGTATAGGATAGAGGGGAAATA
This window encodes:
- the LOC122652643 gene encoding polypyrimidine tract-binding protein homolog 1-like; the protein is MKVFLAFGFVHKIATFEKTAGFQALVQFSNSETASAAKNALDERSIPSYLLPDHVGPCTLRINFSAHTDLNVKFQSHRSR